A genomic stretch from Myxocyprinus asiaticus isolate MX2 ecotype Aquarium Trade chromosome 24, UBuf_Myxa_2, whole genome shotgun sequence includes:
- the LOC127415243 gene encoding alpha/beta hydrolase domain-containing protein 17A-like isoform X3 — translation MNGLSVSELCCLFCCPPCPSRIAAKLAFLPPEPTYALLPDLEAGPAPAAPTGTSGLRPRGGGGGGGGGGGGGGGGGSLVGGGNAIGEGRWKLHLTERAEFQYSQRELDATEVFLTRSSRGNRVGCMYIRCAPSARFTVLFSHGNAVDLGQMSSFYIGLGTRINCNIFSYDYSGYGVSTGKPSEKNLYADIDAAWQALRSRYGISPENIILYGQSIGTVPTVDLASRYECAAVILHSPLTSGMRVAFPDTKKTYCFDAFPKSVHVFHLTSSTTQNTVITLYVFCG, via the exons ATGAATGGCCTTTCTGTGAGTGAGTTGTGCTGCCTGTTCTGTTGCCCCCCCTGCCCTAGCCGCATTGCTGCCAAGCTTGCCTTCCTGCCCCCTGAGCCCACCTATGCCCTCCTGCCTGATCTGGAGGCCGGGCCTGCACCGGCCGCACCCACGGGGACGTCGGGCCTACGCCCccggggaggaggaggaggaggaggaggaggaggaggaggaggtggtggtggtgggagtTTGGTGGGGGGAGGGAATGCCATAGGGGAGGGGCGCTGGAAGCTCCATCTCACAGAGCGGGCGGAATTCCAGTATTCCCAGCGAGAACTGGATGCCACGGAAGTGTTCTTGACTCGCTCTAGTCGGGGTAACAGAGTGGGCTGCATGTATATCCGCTGTGCCCCCTCTGCCAG GTTCACTGTCCTGTTCTCCCATGGTAACGCAGTGGATCTAGGCCAGATGAGCAGCTTCTATATTGGCCTGGGCACTCGCATCAACTGTAACATATTCTCGTATGATTACTCCGGCTATGGGGTCAGCACAGGGAAACCATCAGAAAAGAATTTGTACGCAGACATAGATGCAGCGTGGCAGGCTCTACGCTCACG ATATGGCATCAGCCCAGAGAATATAATACTGTATGGACAGAGCATTGGCACGGTGCCCACGGTGGACCTGGCATCCCGATACGAGTGTGCGGCTGTGATTCTTCACTCCCCTCTCACCTCTGGCATGAGGGTGGCCTTCCCCGACACTAAGAAGACTTACTGTTTTGATGCGTTTCCCAA GTCTGTTCATGTGTTTCACCTCACTTCCTCTACTACACAAAACACAGTGATCACTCT GTATGTATTCTGTGGTTGA
- the LOC127415243 gene encoding alpha/beta hydrolase domain-containing protein 17A-like isoform X2 — translation MNGLSVSELCCLFCCPPCPSRIAAKLAFLPPEPTYALLPDLEAGPAPAAPTGTSGLRPRGGGGGGGGGGGGGGGGGSLVGGGNAIGEGRWKLHLTERAEFQYSQRELDATEVFLTRSSRGNRVGCMYIRCAPSARFTVLFSHGNAVDLGQMSSFYIGLGTRINCNIFSYDYSGYGVSTGKPSEKNLYADIDAAWQALRSRYGISPENIILYGQSIGTVPTVDLASRYECAAVILHSPLTSGMRVAFPDTKKTYCFDAFPKSVHVFHLTSSTTQNTVITLYVQSSEKIHSTGLYVMTKA, via the exons ATGAATGGCCTTTCTGTGAGTGAGTTGTGCTGCCTGTTCTGTTGCCCCCCCTGCCCTAGCCGCATTGCTGCCAAGCTTGCCTTCCTGCCCCCTGAGCCCACCTATGCCCTCCTGCCTGATCTGGAGGCCGGGCCTGCACCGGCCGCACCCACGGGGACGTCGGGCCTACGCCCccggggaggaggaggaggaggaggaggaggaggaggaggaggtggtggtggtgggagtTTGGTGGGGGGAGGGAATGCCATAGGGGAGGGGCGCTGGAAGCTCCATCTCACAGAGCGGGCGGAATTCCAGTATTCCCAGCGAGAACTGGATGCCACGGAAGTGTTCTTGACTCGCTCTAGTCGGGGTAACAGAGTGGGCTGCATGTATATCCGCTGTGCCCCCTCTGCCAG GTTCACTGTCCTGTTCTCCCATGGTAACGCAGTGGATCTAGGCCAGATGAGCAGCTTCTATATTGGCCTGGGCACTCGCATCAACTGTAACATATTCTCGTATGATTACTCCGGCTATGGGGTCAGCACAGGGAAACCATCAGAAAAGAATTTGTACGCAGACATAGATGCAGCGTGGCAGGCTCTACGCTCACG ATATGGCATCAGCCCAGAGAATATAATACTGTATGGACAGAGCATTGGCACGGTGCCCACGGTGGACCTGGCATCCCGATACGAGTGTGCGGCTGTGATTCTTCACTCCCCTCTCACCTCTGGCATGAGGGTGGCCTTCCCCGACACTAAGAAGACTTACTGTTTTGATGCGTTTCCCAA GTCTGTTCATGTGTTTCACCTCACTTCCTCTACTACACAAAACACAGTGATCACTCTGTATGTACAATCTTCAGAAAAAATACACTCGACTGGTTTGTACGTAATGACCAAAGCCTGA
- the LOC127415243 gene encoding alpha/beta hydrolase domain-containing protein 17A-like isoform X1 — translation MNGLSVSELCCLFCCPPCPSRIAAKLAFLPPEPTYALLPDLEAGPAPAAPTGTSGLRPRGGGGGGGGGGGGGGGGGSLVGGGNAIGEGRWKLHLTERAEFQYSQRELDATEVFLTRSSRGNRVGCMYIRCAPSARFTVLFSHGNAVDLGQMSSFYIGLGTRINCNIFSYDYSGYGVSTGKPSEKNLYADIDAAWQALRSRYGISPENIILYGQSIGTVPTVDLASRYECAAVILHSPLTSGMRVAFPDTKKTYCFDAFPNIEKVSKITSPVLIIHGTEDEVIDFSHGLALYERCPKAVEPLWVEGAGHNDIELYSQYLERLRRFIGQELAAQHA, via the exons ATGAATGGCCTTTCTGTGAGTGAGTTGTGCTGCCTGTTCTGTTGCCCCCCCTGCCCTAGCCGCATTGCTGCCAAGCTTGCCTTCCTGCCCCCTGAGCCCACCTATGCCCTCCTGCCTGATCTGGAGGCCGGGCCTGCACCGGCCGCACCCACGGGGACGTCGGGCCTACGCCCccggggaggaggaggaggaggaggaggaggaggaggaggaggtggtggtggtgggagtTTGGTGGGGGGAGGGAATGCCATAGGGGAGGGGCGCTGGAAGCTCCATCTCACAGAGCGGGCGGAATTCCAGTATTCCCAGCGAGAACTGGATGCCACGGAAGTGTTCTTGACTCGCTCTAGTCGGGGTAACAGAGTGGGCTGCATGTATATCCGCTGTGCCCCCTCTGCCAG GTTCACTGTCCTGTTCTCCCATGGTAACGCAGTGGATCTAGGCCAGATGAGCAGCTTCTATATTGGCCTGGGCACTCGCATCAACTGTAACATATTCTCGTATGATTACTCCGGCTATGGGGTCAGCACAGGGAAACCATCAGAAAAGAATTTGTACGCAGACATAGATGCAGCGTGGCAGGCTCTACGCTCACG ATATGGCATCAGCCCAGAGAATATAATACTGTATGGACAGAGCATTGGCACGGTGCCCACGGTGGACCTGGCATCCCGATACGAGTGTGCGGCTGTGATTCTTCACTCCCCTCTCACCTCTGGCATGAGGGTGGCCTTCCCCGACACTAAGAAGACTTACTGTTTTGATGCGTTTCCCAA CATTGAGAAAGTGTCTAAAATCACATCTCCCGTGTTGATCATCCACGGTACGGAGGATGAGGTGATAGATTTCTCCCACGGCCTGGCCCTGTACGAGCGCTGCCCCAAAGCCGTGGAGCCGCTGTGGGTGGAGGGAGCCGGACACAACGACATCGAACTGTACAGCCAGTACCTGGAACGCCTGCGACGATTCATCGGGCAGGAACTGGCTGCACAACACGCCTGA